The Thermobispora bispora DSM 43833 genome window below encodes:
- the aroA gene encoding 3-phosphoshikimate 1-carboxyvinyltransferase, translated as MASPQSEPRGARALWPAPVAAGPVDATVRLPGSKSVTNRALLLAALADGPSSIRRALRSRDTDLMAAALRALGAELTPSDESASSVDWTVRPGPIRGGVAIDVGLAGTVMRFVPPVAALADEPVSFDGDPAARRRPMGPILGALRALGAHVEGDALPFTVRGPITGGEVVLDASSSSQMVSGLLLAGARFEKGVTVRHSGPPVPSMPHIEMTVHMLRQAGVAVDDSEADVWRVEPGPIRARDLTVEPDLSNAAPFLAAALVTGGTVTVPDWPERTTQAGDRLRHLLAEMGATVTRVPGGLRVSGSGRIAGIEVDLHDVSELTPTIAALAALADGPSRITGVAHIRGHETDRIAALATEINRLGGDARETEDGLEIHPRPLRGGVFRSYDDHRMATAGAVIGLAVPGVQVENIATTAKTLPEFARMWAEMLGEAGDDPREDAPGGAVTQE; from the coding sequence ATGGCCTCTCCGCAGTCGGAACCCCGCGGTGCCCGGGCGCTCTGGCCGGCCCCGGTGGCCGCCGGACCCGTCGACGCGACCGTCCGGCTGCCCGGATCGAAGTCGGTGACCAACCGCGCGCTGCTGCTCGCCGCGCTCGCCGACGGCCCGAGCTCGATCCGGCGGGCCCTGCGCAGCCGTGACACCGATCTCATGGCCGCCGCGCTGCGCGCGCTCGGCGCGGAGCTGACCCCGTCGGACGAGAGCGCCTCGAGCGTGGACTGGACGGTCCGTCCCGGCCCGATCCGGGGCGGCGTCGCCATCGACGTCGGCCTCGCCGGGACCGTGATGCGGTTCGTCCCCCCGGTCGCCGCGCTCGCCGATGAACCGGTGTCGTTCGACGGCGACCCGGCGGCGCGCAGGCGGCCGATGGGGCCGATCCTCGGCGCGCTCCGCGCGCTCGGGGCGCACGTCGAGGGCGACGCGCTCCCGTTCACGGTGCGGGGACCGATCACCGGCGGCGAGGTGGTGCTCGACGCCTCCTCGTCCTCGCAGATGGTGTCGGGCCTCCTGCTCGCCGGAGCCCGGTTCGAGAAGGGCGTCACCGTACGGCACAGCGGGCCGCCCGTGCCGTCCATGCCGCACATCGAGATGACCGTGCACATGCTGCGGCAGGCCGGCGTGGCGGTGGACGACTCGGAGGCCGACGTGTGGCGGGTCGAGCCCGGCCCGATCCGCGCACGTGACCTCACCGTGGAGCCGGACCTGTCGAACGCGGCCCCGTTCCTCGCCGCCGCGCTCGTCACCGGGGGCACGGTCACCGTCCCCGATTGGCCGGAGCGGACCACCCAGGCGGGCGACCGCCTCCGCCACCTGCTCGCCGAGATGGGCGCCACCGTCACCCGCGTCCCCGGCGGCCTGCGGGTGAGCGGATCCGGCCGGATCGCCGGGATCGAGGTGGACCTGCACGACGTGAGCGAGCTCACCCCGACGATCGCCGCGCTCGCCGCGCTCGCCGACGGGCCGTCGCGGATCACCGGGGTGGCGCACATCCGCGGGCACGAGACCGACCGGATCGCCGCGCTCGCCACTGAGATCAACCGGCTGGGCGGGGACGCCCGGGAGACCGAGGACGGCCTGGAGATCCACCCGCGGCCGTTGCGGGGCGGCGTGTTCCGCAGCTACGACGACCACCGCATGGCCACGGCGGGCGCCGTCATCGGCCTGGCCGTGCCCGGGGTCCAGGTGGAGAACATCGCGACGACGGCGAAGACGCTGCCGGAGTTCGCCCGCATGTGGGCGGAGATGCTGGGCGAGGCGGGGGACGATCCGCGGGAGGACGCGCCGGGAGGCGCGGTGACGCAGGAGTGA
- the rsgA gene encoding ribosome small subunit-dependent GTPase A — protein sequence MGSALKRYYDEDDVRVRRSGRKSRPRTRIRPAHADAVDGFVVAVDRGRYTCLVGGGLPGGDRDQEGRTGPEDKDERVLVVAMKARELGRKGIVVGDRVALVGDVSGRPDTLARIVRVAERRSILRRTADDTDDVERPIVANADQLVIVTALADPPPRPRMIDRLLVAAYDAGVDPLLCLTKSDLAPPDELLEIYRPLGVPYVVVYKGGPLDELRERLAGRVSVLVGHSGVGKSTLVNALVPNAQRVVQEVNAVTGRGRHTSTSVVALELPEGGWIIDTPGVRSFGLAHVPAETVLAAFPDLVDATADCPKGCTHLGDGCALDAFVAEGGADPRRLDSLRRLLANRMSMDES from the coding sequence ATGGGATCGGCGCTGAAACGCTACTACGACGAAGACGACGTCAGGGTCAGGCGGAGCGGCCGGAAGTCCCGGCCGCGGACCCGGATCCGCCCGGCCCACGCGGACGCTGTCGATGGTTTCGTGGTGGCCGTCGACCGCGGGCGGTACACCTGCCTGGTAGGGGGTGGCCTCCCGGGCGGCGACCGGGACCAGGAGGGCCGGACCGGCCCGGAGGACAAGGACGAGCGGGTGCTCGTCGTGGCGATGAAGGCCAGGGAGCTTGGCCGCAAGGGGATCGTCGTCGGTGACCGCGTCGCCCTCGTGGGGGATGTGTCCGGGCGGCCGGACACGCTCGCCCGGATCGTCCGGGTGGCCGAGCGCAGGTCGATCCTCCGCCGGACCGCCGACGACACCGATGACGTCGAGCGGCCGATCGTGGCCAACGCCGACCAGCTCGTCATCGTCACGGCGCTCGCCGACCCTCCCCCGCGCCCGCGCATGATCGACCGGCTGCTGGTGGCGGCCTACGACGCCGGGGTGGACCCGCTGCTCTGCCTCACCAAGTCGGACCTCGCCCCGCCCGATGAGCTGCTGGAGATCTACCGGCCGCTCGGCGTGCCGTACGTGGTCGTCTACAAGGGCGGGCCGCTGGACGAGCTGCGCGAGCGGCTGGCCGGCCGGGTGAGCGTGCTCGTCGGCCATTCGGGCGTGGGCAAGTCGACGCTGGTCAACGCGCTCGTGCCGAACGCGCAGCGCGTGGTGCAGGAGGTGAACGCGGTCACCGGCCGGGGCAGGCACACCTCCACCTCGGTGGTCGCCCTGGAGCTGCCGGAGGGCGGCTGGATCATCGACACCCCCGGGGTGCGGAGCTTCGGGCTCGCCCACGTGCCGGCCGAGACCGTGCTCGCCGCCTTCCCCGACCTGGTGGACGCGACCGCCGACTGCCCCAAGGGCTGCACCCACCTCGGCGACGGGTGCGCGCTCGACGCGTTCGTGGCCGAGGGCGGGGCCGACCCGAGGCGGCTCGACTCCCTCCGGCGGCTGCTCGCGAACCGGATGAGCATGGACGAGTCCTGA
- the hisN gene encoding histidinol-phosphatase: MEGYRDDLHLAHLMADAADDITMRRFKAVDLRVETKPDLTPVSDADRAVEEAIRNTLRRARPRDAIVGEEYGGAGYGARSWIIDPIDGTKNFVRGVPVWATLIALVEHGRIVVGVVSAPALGRRWWAAQGGGAWTGRSLAKATRCQVSSVGRLGDASLSFSDLEEWEKQGRLDAFLGLTREVWRTRAYGDFWSHMLVAEGAVDISAEPELSPWDMAALTVIIEEAGGTCTGLDGTSPLESGSLVCTNGLLHGEVLKRLSSW, encoded by the coding sequence GTGGAGGGATACCGCGACGATCTGCATCTCGCGCATCTGATGGCGGACGCGGCGGACGACATCACGATGCGCCGGTTCAAGGCCGTTGACCTGCGAGTCGAGACCAAGCCCGACCTCACCCCAGTCAGCGACGCCGACCGGGCCGTGGAGGAGGCGATCCGCAACACGCTCCGCCGGGCCCGCCCCAGGGACGCCATCGTGGGCGAGGAGTACGGCGGCGCCGGGTACGGCGCGCGTTCCTGGATCATCGATCCGATCGACGGCACCAAGAACTTCGTCCGCGGTGTCCCCGTTTGGGCGACGCTCATCGCGCTGGTAGAGCACGGGAGGATCGTCGTCGGGGTCGTGTCCGCGCCCGCGCTCGGCCGCCGGTGGTGGGCGGCCCAGGGCGGGGGCGCGTGGACCGGCCGGAGCCTGGCCAAGGCGACCCGCTGCCAGGTGTCGTCGGTCGGCCGGCTCGGCGACGCCTCCCTGTCCTTCTCGGACCTGGAGGAGTGGGAGAAGCAGGGGCGGCTCGACGCCTTCCTCGGGCTCACCCGGGAGGTGTGGCGCACCCGGGCCTACGGCGACTTCTGGTCGCACATGCTCGTCGCCGAGGGGGCGGTGGACATCTCGGCCGAGCCGGAGCTGTCGCCATGGGACATGGCCGCCCTCACGGTGATCATCGAGGAGGCCGGGGGCACCTGCACCGGGCTGGACGGCACCTCCCCGCTCGAGTCCGGCAGCCTGGTCTGCACGAACGGGCTGCTCCACGGGGAGGTGCTCAAGCGGCTCTCCTCCTGGTGA
- a CDS encoding NmrA family NAD(P)-binding protein yields the protein MTIAIIGATGKLGGLTIDALLQRGVPADGILALGRNTERLAALAERGLRTAPVDVDDVAGTAATLSGVERLLLISFDDLGTRVPKHGNAVEAARRAGVGHLVYTSVLNAPASPLALAADHRATEERITASGIPATFLRNGWYTENHWPDFTAAREHGVIANSVGPGRIASAPRRDYAEAAAVVLTTPGHEGKAYELSGDVAWSFAEFAAAAQEVLGTPVRYEELTPEQERERLIAAGLDENTAGFVTRLNADIRAGALAATPGELARLIGRPTEPLAETLKTWV from the coding sequence ATGACCATCGCGATCATCGGCGCCACCGGCAAGCTCGGCGGCCTCACCATCGACGCCCTGCTCCAGCGGGGCGTGCCCGCGGACGGCATCCTGGCCCTCGGCCGCAACACCGAGCGCCTCGCCGCGCTCGCCGAGCGCGGGCTGCGCACCGCCCCCGTCGACGTGGACGACGTCGCGGGCACCGCCGCGACGCTCTCCGGCGTCGAGCGGCTGCTCCTGATCTCCTTCGACGACCTCGGCACGCGCGTGCCCAAGCACGGCAACGCCGTCGAGGCCGCCCGCCGGGCCGGGGTGGGCCACCTCGTGTACACCTCGGTCCTCAACGCGCCGGCCTCGCCCCTGGCGCTCGCCGCCGACCACCGGGCCACGGAGGAGCGCATCACCGCCTCCGGCATCCCGGCGACCTTCCTCCGCAACGGCTGGTACACGGAGAACCACTGGCCGGACTTCACCGCGGCGCGCGAGCACGGCGTCATCGCCAACAGCGTCGGCCCCGGCCGCATCGCCAGCGCCCCGCGCCGGGACTACGCCGAGGCCGCCGCCGTCGTGCTCACCACCCCCGGCCACGAGGGCAAGGCGTACGAGCTCTCCGGCGACGTCGCGTGGAGCTTCGCGGAGTTCGCCGCCGCCGCGCAGGAGGTGCTCGGCACCCCGGTGCGCTACGAGGAGCTCACCCCCGAACAGGAGCGCGAGCGGCTGATCGCCGCCGGGCTCGACGAGAACACCGCGGGCTTCGTGACCAGGCTCAACGCCGACATCCGCGCGGGCGCGCTGGCCGCCACCCCCGGTGAGCTCGCCCGGCTCATCGGCCGGCCGACCGAGCCGCTGGCCGAGACCCTGAAGACGTGGGTCTGA
- a CDS encoding fructosamine kinase family protein, producing the protein MKIVRDLGRSHAWTLHEGRLGDGRRVFVKRGADFTAEAAGLRWLAEAGAVAVPEVIEVREDTLVLEWIETGRPTAEAAERFGRELAALHAFGAESFGAPWPGTIAELPMDNSPAPTWPEFYVTRRVLPFVRLARDRGRLSALDVELLEEACERVPEVCGPAEPPSRIHGDLWNGNLLWTGERVVLIDPAAHGGHRETDLAMLSLFGAPHLGTILGAYREAAPLADGWRQRIPLHQLHPLAVHVCLFGEAYRSSLLSAARDVLAL; encoded by the coding sequence TTGAAGATCGTTAGAGATCTCGGCAGAAGCCACGCCTGGACGCTGCACGAGGGCAGGCTCGGCGACGGCCGCCGGGTCTTCGTCAAGCGCGGCGCGGACTTCACCGCCGAGGCGGCCGGCCTGCGCTGGCTCGCCGAGGCGGGCGCGGTGGCCGTGCCCGAGGTGATCGAGGTCCGCGAGGACACCCTCGTGCTCGAGTGGATCGAGACCGGCCGCCCCACCGCCGAGGCGGCCGAGCGGTTCGGGCGCGAGCTCGCCGCCCTGCACGCCTTCGGGGCGGAGTCGTTCGGCGCGCCGTGGCCGGGGACCATCGCCGAGCTGCCGATGGACAACTCCCCGGCGCCCACCTGGCCGGAGTTCTACGTCACCCGCCGGGTCCTGCCGTTCGTACGGCTCGCGCGGGACCGCGGGCGGCTCTCCGCCCTCGACGTCGAGCTCCTCGAGGAGGCGTGCGAGCGGGTGCCGGAGGTGTGCGGGCCGGCCGAGCCGCCGAGCCGGATCCACGGCGACCTCTGGAACGGCAACCTGCTGTGGACCGGCGAGCGGGTCGTGCTGATCGATCCCGCCGCGCACGGCGGCCACCGCGAGACCGACCTCGCCATGCTCTCGCTCTTCGGCGCGCCGCACCTCGGCACGATCCTCGGCGCGTACCGGGAGGCGGCGCCGCTCGCCGACGGCTGGCGGCAGCGGATCCCGCTCCACCAGCTCCACCCGCTCGCCGTGCACGTCTGCCTGTTCGGCGAGGCGTACCGCAGCAGCCTGCTCAGCGCGGCCCGGGACGTGCTCGCGCTCTGA
- a CDS encoding low molecular weight protein-tyrosine-phosphatase, with protein MKRLCVVCMGNICRSPMAEVVLRHVFAERGLDVEVDSAGTGGWHVGEPMDPRALATLAEHGYDGSGHRARQFDPAWFAERDLVLAMDRHNLQTLLRMAPPGADVRLLRSFDPAAPEGAEVPDPYYGGREGFVEVLRMIEAAAEGVAKHFEDR; from the coding sequence ATGAAGCGCCTCTGCGTGGTCTGCATGGGCAATATCTGCCGCTCGCCCATGGCGGAGGTGGTGCTCCGCCACGTGTTCGCCGAGCGCGGCCTCGACGTCGAGGTGGACAGCGCCGGCACCGGAGGGTGGCACGTGGGTGAGCCCATGGACCCCCGGGCCCTCGCGACCCTCGCCGAGCACGGTTACGACGGCTCCGGGCACCGGGCCCGCCAGTTCGACCCCGCGTGGTTCGCCGAGCGCGACCTGGTCCTCGCCATGGACCGGCACAACCTGCAGACCCTGCTGCGGATGGCGCCGCCCGGCGCCGACGTGCGGCTGCTGCGCTCTTTCGACCCCGCGGCACCCGAGGGCGCCGAGGTACCCGACCCGTACTACGGTGGCCGGGAGGGCTTCGTCGAAGTGCTCCGCATGATCGAGGCCGCCGCCGAGGGAGTGGCCAAGCACTTTGAAGATCGTTAG
- the pstS gene encoding phosphate ABC transporter substrate-binding protein PstS, whose protein sequence is MKHAGRLTVAAIAGALMLASCGTDANTTSGAGTITPTGGGLTGTINAAGSSAQANAIAEWKKSFQAANPGVEINYQPSGSGAGIQAFIQGTVAFAGSDSALNDEKGEPAQADARCKTGKAINLPMVIGPVAVIYNLPGVDGLRLSPATLAGIFNSEITKWDAPEIKAENPGVSLPSIPIQAFHRSDESGTSDNFTKFLKATSDWPYEPGKAWPPEAKGQGAKGSDGITAAVKNTEGAIGYVELSYAENAGLQKAAIKNGAGEFVELTPESAGKTVEAAEITGTGNDLKLKIDYATDAPGAYPIVLVTYEITCEKGLPAEEARLVKAFLEHTASDQGQQVLRDLGYAPLPAGLLEKVRTAIASIS, encoded by the coding sequence GTGAAACACGCAGGCCGGCTCACCGTAGCCGCCATCGCCGGCGCGCTCATGCTCGCCTCGTGCGGCACCGATGCCAACACGACCTCCGGAGCCGGCACGATCACCCCCACGGGCGGCGGGCTCACCGGCACCATCAACGCCGCCGGCTCCTCGGCGCAGGCGAACGCGATCGCGGAGTGGAAGAAGTCCTTCCAGGCGGCGAACCCGGGGGTGGAGATCAACTATCAGCCGAGCGGCTCCGGCGCCGGCATCCAGGCGTTCATCCAGGGCACCGTCGCCTTCGCCGGCTCCGACTCGGCCCTGAACGACGAGAAGGGCGAACCCGCCCAGGCCGACGCCCGGTGCAAGACCGGCAAGGCGATCAACCTGCCCATGGTCATCGGGCCGGTGGCCGTGATCTACAACCTTCCGGGTGTCGACGGGCTGCGCCTCTCCCCCGCGACGCTCGCCGGCATCTTCAACAGCGAGATCACCAAGTGGGACGCCCCCGAGATCAAGGCGGAGAACCCGGGCGTCTCGCTCCCCTCCATCCCCATCCAGGCGTTCCACCGCTCCGACGAGTCCGGGACCAGCGACAACTTCACCAAGTTCCTGAAGGCGACCTCGGACTGGCCGTACGAGCCGGGCAAGGCGTGGCCGCCCGAGGCCAAGGGCCAGGGCGCGAAGGGGTCCGACGGCATCACGGCCGCGGTCAAGAACACCGAGGGCGCGATCGGGTACGTCGAGCTCTCCTACGCCGAGAACGCCGGCCTGCAGAAGGCTGCGATCAAGAACGGCGCGGGCGAGTTCGTCGAGCTCACCCCGGAGAGCGCGGGCAAGACGGTGGAGGCCGCCGAGATCACCGGCACCGGCAACGACCTCAAGCTCAAGATCGACTACGCCACCGACGCCCCGGGCGCCTACCCCATCGTGCTCGTGACCTACGAGATCACCTGTGAGAAGGGGCTCCCGGCCGAGGAGGCGAGGCTCGTGAAGGCCTTCCTCGAGCACACCGCGAGCGACCAGGGCCAGCAGGTGCTGCGCGATCTCGGCTACGCGCCGCTCCCGGCCGGCCTCCTGGAGAAGGTCCGTACCGCGATCGCGTCGATCTCCTGA
- the pstC gene encoding phosphate ABC transporter permease subunit PstC — MAILVKSTAGGQAVRRPAFRRGNGDRVFRLLATAAGITLLAIMAAIAVFLVAEAIPALRANTANFLTELTWQPNAAEPVFGIGALAFGTLLSSFLALVMATPVAVGVALFISHYAPRRLAVVLGYVVDLLAAVPSVVYGLWGATFLVPFIVEPSRFLNRYLGWIPLFGGDTVVGRSMFTASIVLAIMILPIIAAISREVFLQVPRAHEEAALALGATRWEMIKMVVLPFGRPGVISAAMLGLGRAMGETIAVALIFPATFTVSFQILGPTGNSIAANIANGFGEATDLGRGALIASGLVLFLITLAVNMAARLIVARRAAYARAVA, encoded by the coding sequence ATGGCCATCCTCGTGAAGAGCACCGCAGGCGGGCAGGCCGTGCGCCGGCCCGCCTTCCGGCGCGGCAACGGGGACCGCGTCTTCCGCCTCCTCGCCACGGCGGCCGGGATCACGCTGCTCGCCATCATGGCGGCGATCGCGGTCTTCCTCGTCGCCGAGGCGATCCCCGCGCTCCGCGCCAACACGGCGAACTTCCTCACCGAGCTCACCTGGCAGCCCAACGCGGCCGAGCCGGTCTTCGGCATCGGCGCGCTCGCCTTCGGCACCCTGCTGAGCTCGTTCCTGGCGCTCGTGATGGCGACGCCCGTGGCCGTGGGCGTGGCGCTGTTCATCTCCCACTACGCGCCGCGCCGGCTCGCCGTGGTCCTCGGGTACGTGGTCGACCTCCTCGCCGCCGTGCCGAGCGTGGTGTACGGGCTGTGGGGCGCCACGTTCCTCGTCCCGTTCATCGTGGAGCCGTCGCGGTTCCTCAACCGGTACCTCGGCTGGATCCCGCTCTTCGGCGGCGACACCGTCGTCGGCAGGAGCATGTTCACCGCGTCGATCGTCCTCGCGATCATGATTCTGCCGATCATCGCGGCGATCTCCCGCGAGGTCTTCCTCCAGGTGCCGCGGGCGCACGAGGAGGCCGCGCTCGCCCTCGGCGCCACCCGCTGGGAGATGATCAAGATGGTGGTGCTGCCGTTCGGGCGGCCCGGTGTGATCAGCGCGGCCATGCTCGGGCTGGGCCGGGCCATGGGCGAGACCATCGCGGTCGCCCTGATCTTCCCGGCGACCTTCACCGTCTCCTTCCAGATCCTCGGCCCGACCGGGAACAGCATCGCGGCGAACATCGCGAACGGCTTCGGGGAGGCCACCGACCTCGGCCGGGGCGCGCTCATCGCCTCGGGCCTGGTCCTCTTCCTGATCACGCTCGCCGTGAACATGGCCGCCCGGCTGATCGTCGCCCGCCGCGCCGCGTACGCGAGGGCCGTGGCATGA
- the pstA gene encoding phosphate ABC transporter permease PstA produces MSAPMPTGLRPVPAVRRAKDRFVQALVCLAFVLAIIPLLAVLWMVVRNGLARFDLEFFTHSMRGIGARDAGGGAYHAIVGTLEQVLLTSLISVPIGLFTAIYLVEYGAGGRLARIVGFFVDVMTGIPSVVAGLFILAFWILALGMPFSGFAGALALSILMIPVVVRSSEEMLRLVPRDLREAAYALGVPKWRTIVRVVLPTALPGLVTGVMLAVARVAGETAPLLLTVFFTDSINHDPFHGPQMGLPLFVFDQAGRPSDTAIDRAWTGALTLILIVMLLNLVARAIAWWRSPAKRGS; encoded by the coding sequence ATGAGCGCGCCGATGCCCACCGGCCTCCGGCCCGTGCCGGCCGTACGGCGGGCCAAGGACCGGTTCGTGCAGGCCCTCGTCTGCCTCGCGTTCGTGCTCGCCATCATCCCGCTGCTCGCCGTGCTGTGGATGGTGGTGCGGAACGGCCTGGCCCGCTTCGACCTGGAGTTCTTCACCCACTCCATGCGCGGCATCGGGGCGCGGGACGCCGGGGGCGGCGCCTACCACGCCATCGTCGGCACCCTCGAGCAGGTGCTGCTCACCTCGCTCATCTCGGTGCCGATCGGCCTGTTCACCGCGATCTACCTGGTCGAGTACGGCGCGGGCGGGCGGCTCGCCCGGATCGTCGGGTTCTTCGTCGACGTCATGACCGGGATCCCCTCGGTGGTCGCCGGGCTGTTCATCCTGGCGTTCTGGATCCTCGCCCTCGGCATGCCGTTCTCCGGGTTCGCCGGGGCGCTCGCGCTGTCGATCCTGATGATCCCGGTGGTGGTCCGGTCGAGCGAGGAGATGCTCCGCCTGGTGCCGCGCGACCTGCGGGAGGCGGCGTACGCACTCGGCGTCCCCAAGTGGCGGACCATCGTCCGGGTGGTGCTGCCCACCGCCCTCCCCGGCCTGGTGACCGGGGTCATGCTCGCCGTGGCCCGGGTGGCCGGGGAGACCGCGCCGCTGCTGCTCACCGTCTTCTTCACCGACTCGATCAACCACGACCCGTTCCACGGCCCGCAGATGGGGCTCCCGCTCTTCGTCTTCGATCAGGCGGGCCGCCCCTCCGACACCGCGATCGACCGGGCGTGGACCGGCGCGCTCACCCTGATCCTGATCGTCATGCTGCTCAACCTCGTGGCGCGCGCCATCGCGTGGTGGCGCTCGCCGGCGAAGAGAGGATCCTGA
- the pstB gene encoding phosphate ABC transporter ATP-binding protein PstB, producing MAQQIEVSDLTAYYGSHKAVEGITMTIEPRTVTALIGPSGCGKSTFLRTLNRMHEVVPGARVEGKVRLGDEDIYAPDADPVSVRRTIGMVFQRPNPFPTMSIFDNVAAGLRLNGRIPRSELEGIVEESLKGANLWHEVKDRLHKPGASLSGGQQQRLCIARAIAVRPQVLLMDEPCSALDPISTLAIEDLIGELKREYTIVIVTHNMQQAARVSDKTAFFNLAGPGRPGRLIEMDDTRKIFTNPSVKATEDYITGRFG from the coding sequence GTGGCCCAGCAGATCGAGGTCTCCGATCTCACCGCTTACTACGGGTCGCACAAGGCGGTCGAGGGCATCACCATGACCATCGAGCCGCGGACGGTGACCGCGCTCATCGGCCCCTCCGGCTGCGGCAAGTCGACGTTCCTGCGCACCCTCAACCGGATGCACGAGGTCGTCCCGGGCGCGCGGGTCGAGGGCAAGGTCCGCCTGGGAGACGAGGACATCTACGCCCCGGACGCCGACCCGGTCTCGGTGCGCCGCACCATCGGCATGGTGTTCCAGCGGCCGAACCCCTTCCCCACCATGTCGATCTTCGACAACGTCGCGGCCGGGCTCCGGCTGAACGGCCGGATCCCGAGGTCGGAGCTGGAGGGGATCGTCGAGGAGTCGCTCAAGGGCGCCAACCTGTGGCACGAGGTCAAGGACCGGCTGCACAAGCCCGGCGCGAGCCTCTCCGGCGGTCAGCAGCAGCGGCTGTGCATCGCGCGGGCCATCGCGGTGCGGCCCCAGGTGCTGCTCATGGACGAGCCGTGCTCCGCGCTCGACCCCATCTCGACGCTGGCGATCGAGGATCTGATCGGCGAGCTCAAGCGGGAGTACACGATCGTCATCGTCACCCACAACATGCAGCAGGCCGCGCGGGTGAGCGACAAGACCGCGTTCTTCAACCTCGCCGGCCCGGGCCGGCCCGGCCGGCTGATCGAGATGGACGACACCCGGAAGATCTTCACGAACCCGTCCGTGAAGGCGACCGAGGACTACATCACCGGTCGCTTCGGCTGA